A genomic window from Silene latifolia isolate original U9 population chromosome Y, ASM4854445v1, whole genome shotgun sequence includes:
- the LOC141626854 gene encoding uncharacterized protein LOC141626854, whose amino-acid sequence MAHFVERFNGDRKYLCINNGDHGEESETNLPVYKSLLRAQRELVNTITPADFQENMSIPARPSAYGTRGHTLISTLPTQPMQDEIFPLLGRRIISGDTRWGCRVIQIPGESTYIAGYWEWTEDVLARYGVVLKNCSIYDAVYASLYSYVREPCILHAFIEAWCSTTNTLHTMFGEFSISLWDLHRLSGLPILGSIYDEAVPSFDNLHALDAQGVRVIPRACHFLLVVYHRLKMQSGGKGVTSQQWIEFWCKRSHVYKMPLKRRRESKNPPKFTETLLGKIDPKPLVGQIEEAKIFESLGIVHESRKQTTYRDLLIMFGYVTLYS is encoded by the coding sequence AAATATTTGTGTATTAACAATGGTGACCATGGTGAAGAGTCCGAGACCAACCTTCCCGTTTACAAATCATTATTGCGTGCTCAGCGTGAACTGGTCAATACCATTACTCCGGCGGATTTTCAAGAAAACATGTCAATTCCTGCTAGGCCGAGCGCTTATGGGACTCGTGGTCATACGCTTATCAGTACTTTACCTACACAACCTATGCAAGATGAAATATTTCCACTTTTGGGGCGTAGAATCATTTCCGGAGATACCAGATGGGGTTGTCGCGTTATTCAAATTCCCGGAGAATCAACTTACATCGCAGGGTACTGGGAATGGACCGAAGATGTTCTTGCTAGATATGGAGTCGTCCTGAAAAATTGTTCAATTTATGATGCGGTGTATGCTTCATTATATTCTTATGTCCGAGAACCTtgtattttgcatgcatttatagaAGCTTGGTGTTCCACTACCAACACACTTCATACTATGTTCGGAGAATTTTCTATATCTCTATGGGACCTCCATCGTCTCAGCGGTTTGCCTATCCTTGGATCAATTTATGATGAAGCAGTTCCTAGTTTTGACAACTTACATGCTCTTGATGCTCAAGGTGTTCGGGTAATTCCCCGAGCATGTCATTTCCTACTGGTTGTTTATCATCGTCTTAAAATGCAGTCAGGTGGAAAAGGTGTCACTTCACAGCAATGGATTGAGTTTTGGTGCAAGAGGTCTCATGTATATAAAATGCCCCTGAAGCGACGGCGAGAGAGCAAGAATCCTCCTAAATTCACGGAAACCCTTCtcggaaaaattgacccaaaaccgCTTGTCGGACAAATTGAAGAGGCAAAAATATTTGAGTCATTGGGAATAGTTCATGAAAGTAGGAAGCAAACAACATATCGCGACCTTCTTATCATGTTTGGTTATGTAACTTTGTACTCCTAA
- the LOC141632658 gene encoding uncharacterized protein LOC141632658, with protein MYNAPANGLAEGFNKTLCNLLRKVVAKSKRDWHERIGEALWAYRTTYKTPTQATPYALVYGVEAVLSLEIQIPSLRIAIQEELTEDENDKLRLAELEALDEKRLEAQQKLQCYQARMSRAFNKKVRPRSFQVGDLVLAIRRPIITSHKPVGIFTSKWDGPYVVQEVYTNGAYKIVDEDGVLIGPINGKFLKRYYS; from the coding sequence ATGTACAACGCTCCTGCAAATGGCTTGGCTGAAGGCTTTAACAAGACACTTTGCAACTTGTTGAGAAAAGTAGTAGCAAAATCAAAGCGAGATTGGCATGAAAGAATTGGCGAGGCATTGTGGGCCTATCGTACCACATACAAAACTCCTACTCAAGCAACCCCGTATGCGTTGGTGTATGGAGTAGAAGCTGTGTTGTCGTTGGAAATACAGATCCCATCCTTACGCATTGCTATTCAAGAGGAACTTACAGAAGATGAAAATGACAAGTTACGTTTAGCAGAGTTGGAGGCACTCGATGAAAAAAGACTAGAGGCCCAACAAAAGCTCCAATGTTATCAAGCAAGGATGTCGcgagcattcaacaaaaaagtaCGTCCTCGTTCTTTTCaagtaggagacctagtccttgCAATACGAAGACCAATTATCACCTCTCACAAGCCAGTTGGTATATTCACCTCTAAGTGGGATGGCCCGTATGTGGTACAAGAAGTTTACACGAATGGCGCATACAAGATTGTGGATGAAGACGGTGTGCTCATAGGCCCAATAAATGGGAAATTTCTCAAACGTTACTACTCTTGA
- the LOC141632659 gene encoding uncharacterized protein LOC141632659, with amino-acid sequence MPEPKTLKELRGLQGHLAYIRRFIANLAGRCQPFSHLMKKDAPFQWDEKCKHAFDSIKKYLASAPVLGAPIPGKPLILYIAAQERSLGAMCAQEIEDRKERALYYLSRTLVGAELNYSPIEKICLALVFAIQKLRHNMQAHTIHVVSKADPIKYILSRPVLSGRLAKWAVLLKQYDLVFVSQKAVKGQVIADFFADHPVPAEWELSDELPGEEIFYVDILPPWQMYFDGAVRRDGAGAGVVIISPQNHVMPYSFTLTQFCSNNVAEYQALILGLQMAIEIGVRDMDIYGDSQLVISQVLDEYEVRKEDLIPYHRQALQLLNQLDSINIGHVPRSANKLADAIANLAATLALGEEESMQVPVCNRWAISLLERVEDIDTTNMICVYTADEDDWRQPIIDFLDHQKLPDDPRHKVEVRRRAPKFIHYKGTLYRRSFLGHWLRCLNKDEATEAMHEAHSGICGAHQSGPKLYDRVKRMGYYWPTMVQDCMDFAKKCQPCQFYANFIHQPPEPLHPTVSS; translated from the coding sequence ATGCCAGAACCAAAGACGTTGAAGGAGCTGCGCGGGTTGCAGGGACATTTGGCATACATTCGAAGGTTCATCGCTAACCTAGCAGGACGTTGTCAGCCGTTCAGTcatctcatgaaaaaggatgctccattTCAGTGGGATGAAAAATGCAAACATGCTTTTGATAGCATAAAAAAGTACCTGGCTAGTGCACCAGTGTTGGGGGCACCGATTCCAGGAAAACCGCTCATTCTATACATCGCCGCACAAGAACGATCGCTGGGGGCAATGTGTGCGCAAGAAATTGAAGACCGCAAGGAGAGAGCACTCTACTACTTGAGTCGTACCTTGGTTGGAGCTGAATTAAATTACTCGCCCATAGAGAAGATATGTCTTGCTTTGGTGTTCGCCATCCAGAAGTTGAGGCACAACATGCAGGCGCATACCATACACGTGGTCTCAAAAGCTgatccaatcaagtacatactctcaagACCAGTCTTATCTGGAAGACTTGCGAAATGGGCAGTGCTACTTAAACAGTATGACTTAGTGTTTGTGTCTCAAAAAGCAGTAAAAGGTCAGGTTATTGCAGATTTCTTCGCTGATCATCCAGTCCCAGCAGAGTGGGAACTTTCAGACGAACTACCAGGAGAAGAAATTTTTTACGTGGACATTTTACCCCCATGGCAAATGTACTTCGATGGTGCTGTAAGGCGAGACGGAGCTGGAGCAGGAGTTGTGATCATATCTCCGCAAAACCATGTAATGCCATACTCATTTACCCTCACACAGTTTTGCTCAAATAACGTGGCAGAATACCAAGCTTTGATTTTAGGTCTTCAAATGGCAATTGAAATAGGCGTAAGAGACATGGATATTTACGGAGACTCACAATTGGTGATCAGCCAAGTCCTCGATGAGTATGAGGTAagaaaggaagacttgattccCTACCATCGACAGGCGTTGCAACTGCTTAATCAACTTGACTCCATCAATATTGGTCATGTACCAAGGAGTGCCAACAAGTTGGCTGACGCGATTGCTAACCTTGCAGCCACTTTGGCACTGGGGGAAGAAGAATCTATGCAAGTGCCAGTCTGCAATCGCTGGGCAATATCTTTGCTTGAAAGAGTAGAAGATATAGATACAACAAACATGATTTGCGTCTACACGGCTGATGAAGATGACTGGCGCCAGCCTATCATCGATTTCTTGGACCACCAGAAATTACCTGATGATCCCAGGCACAAGGTAGAGGTACGCCGACGTGCTCCAAAATTTATTCATTACAAAGGGACGCTCTACAGACGTTCTTTCTTGGGACACTGGTTGAGGTGTCTAAATAAAGATGAAGCCACTGAAGCAATGCACGAAGCTCACTCTGGCATTTGTGGCGCTCACCAATCTGGACCTAAACTTTATGATCGTGTAAAGAGAATGGGGTATTACTGGCCAACCATGGTTCAAGACTGCATGGACTTCGCAAAAAAGTGTCAACCTTGTCAGTTCTACGCAAACTTCATACATCAGCCACCAGAGCCATTACACCCGACTGTATCTTCATAG